Proteins from a genomic interval of Osmia bicornis bicornis chromosome 11, iOsmBic2.1, whole genome shotgun sequence:
- the LOC114879989 gene encoding chondroitin sulfate synthase 2 — protein sequence MNLVLKILLSYCWTNMYLIIGLSMGLSLSIISVPLDINDYDSKTENLLHYSNYQDELDEYEPKININNKPQQAQKVSKTLIRPRYYSTELGIREKLFIGVITSQQYLHSRDTAINKTVAHIVDKVRYFISIPEGTKPNVTLPGIVGFTDTRSILKPFHTMKYIIDNYLEDYDYYFLVKDISYINVKQLLNFVSKISVSQNVHVGVPGDIPTYCSLDSGILLSNSVIQELKSNLDWCVKNAYSDSDDVNFGRCIIHSMSTPCSNQIQGQKFVFTKLKPTFIFEQNFKELAKNEEFLRSLVIYPIYDHHLIYKFNTYFAATKSVEIQEKIAYIRKAVLNMAPLGPLQERNVSWPIGNQPGNKATGRFDILRWTYFNETHEFFNTDFSSVQELKTDAKFDIDRIINFTASSVIASYDEKLKFKRLLNGYQKFDASRGMDYILDLEFIDTDTDKELIKRVEVCKPLGKVEILPVPYVTENTRINIILTVDLLNKQAALNFLEQYALDCMEKKYKTFLMVVLLYNFDSTSKGKEDMYYDIKHYILMLAEKYKKHQSKITWLSVRLPNGITSIGSNQLLNIAVTDLCIRKFSPESLILFVEMDVQLRLDYLNRVRMNTINQYQIFSPIPFMEFHPDIAHINDMKQDTDINRNHGRYDEYNYNNIAFYVRDYNAMRKTVEVSIPIIHSDRDIHSLLKLSQEIPVTSLFEMFVSFSNIHVLRAVEPALKVKYKNINCANTTNNMYKICIQSRNLYLGRHSQLARLILDYQSYKNSLLA from the exons atgaatttagtattaaaaatacttcTCTCCTATTGTTGGAccaatatgtatttaataattggATTAAGCATGGGTTTAAGTCTCAGCATAATATCAGTACCACTCGATATCAATGATTACGATAGTAAAACAGAGAATTTACTGCATTACTCAAACTATCAAGATGAGTTGGATGAATATGAACCAAAGATAAACATTAACAATAAACCGCAACAAGCACAAAAAGTTTCCAAAACATTAATACGTCCAAGATATTACTCTACAGAGCTTGGAATCAGAGAAAAGCTCTTCATAGGAGTGATAACAAGCCAGCAATATTTACACAGTAGAGACACAGCAATTAATAAAACAGTTGCCCATATTGTAGATAAAGTAaggtattttatttctataccGGAAGGAACCAAACCTAATGTAACTCTTCCTGGTATAGTTGGATTTACAGACACTAGAAGTATCTTGAAACCATTTCATACTATGAAGTATATCATTGATAATTACTTGGAagattatgattattattttttagtcAAAGATATAAGTTATATCAAtgttaaacaattattaaacTTTGTTTCCAAGATCAGTGTAAGTCAGAATGTTCATGTAGGCGTTCCTGGAGATATCCCAACTTATTGTTCTTTag ATTCAGGAATTCTCTTGAGTAATTCAGTGATTCAAGAATTGAAGAGTAATTTAGATTGGTGCGTAAAAAATGCTTATTCTGATTCAGATGATGTTAATTTTGGTCGATGTATTATCCATTCTATGTCAACGCCTTGTTCCAACCAAATACAAGGACAGAAATTTGtatttacaaaattgaaaCCGACCTTTATATttgaacaaaattttaaagaattagctaaaaatgaagaatttttaCGTTCTCTTGTAATATATCCAATATACGATCACCATCTTATCTATAAATTCAATACCTATTTTGCAGCA ACGAAGTCTGTGGAGATTCAGGAAAAAATTGCTTACATACGAAAGGCTGTTTTAAATATGGCACCTTTAGGACCATTACAAGAACGAAATGTTTCTTGGCCTATTGGTAATCAACCTGGAAACAAAGCTACTGGACGTTTCGATATTTTACGATGGACGTATTTTAACGAGACtcatgaattttttaatactgaTTTCTCCAGCGTGCAGGAGTTAAAAACTGACGCGAAGTTTGATATAGATCGAATAATAAACTTTACGGCTTCTAGCGTTATTGCTAGTtatgatgaaaaattgaaatttaaaagatTGTTAAATGGATATCAAAAGTTTGATGCATCCCGAGGGATGGATTACATATTAGATTTAGAGTTTATTGATACTGATACTGATAAAGAATTGATAAAAAGGGTGGAAGTATGCAAGCCACTGGGTAAAGTTGAAATTTTACCTGTGCCATATGTAACAGAAAACACaagaataaatataatattgacTGTAGATTTGTTAAACAAACAGGCTGCGTTAAATTTTTTAGAGCAATATGCATTAGACTGTATGGAGAAAAAGTACAAAACTTTCCTTATGGTG GTGCTTCTATACAATTTTGATTCCACTTCGAAAGGTAAGGAAGATATGTATTATGACATTAAACACTATATTCTGATGCTGGCTGAAAAATACAAGAAACATCAGTCCAAAATCACTTGGCTCTCTGTACGCTTACCAAATGGTATAACATCTATAGGATCTAATCAGTTATTAAATATCGCTGTAACAGATTTATgcattagaaaattttcaccTGAAAGTCTAATACTTTTCGTCGAGATGGACGTACAACTTCGATTGGATTATTTAAATAga GTTCGTATGAATACTATCAATCAGTATCAAATATTTAGCCCAATTCCATTTATGGAATTCCATCCGGATATAGCCCACATAAACGATATGAAACAAGACACAGATATTAACAGAAATCATGGGAGATACGATGAATACAATTACAATAACATTGCGTTTTATGTTAGGGATTATAATGCAA TGCGAAAAACTGTGGAAGTTAGTATTCCAATAATACACTCTGATCGAGACATTCACTCTTTGTTAAAGTTGTCACAGGAAATACCTGTTACATCTTTGTTCGAGATGTTCGTTTCTTTTAGTAATATTCACGTACTACGTGCAGTAGAGCCGGCGCTcaaagtaaaatataaaaacattaATTGTGCTAATACCACAAACAATATGTACAAGATTTGTATTCAATCAAGAAATCTTTATTTGGGTCGACATAGTCAACTCGCTAGATTAATACTAGATTACCAGAGTTATAAGAATAGTTTATTGgcataa